From a region of the Alphaproteobacteria bacterium genome:
- a CDS encoding TRAP transporter small permease subunit, which translates to MQFLMGLSVALDRLNTHIGKLAAWLLLPLVAVIIVDVVNRKVHFFSSLAESLKASGNVAAGELVATYLTSTKFQDLEWHLHAALFLLCLGFAYVRNAHVRIELVRERFSPEVKAWLELIGTIIFLLPYAAVVLYFSFEFAMRSYNMNEVSASLTGLSHRWIIKSFVPIGMVLLLLAAASVAIRNALFLFGPSRLKRDVRRNAPELHVAAEDLRTVAQQEIKEILDTEDHDDTAPPLGTSDSSRERRT; encoded by the coding sequence ATGCAGTTCCTGATGGGTTTGAGCGTGGCGCTCGACCGCCTCAATACGCATATCGGCAAGCTGGCGGCTTGGCTGTTGCTCCCTCTCGTCGCGGTGATCATCGTTGACGTGGTCAATCGCAAAGTGCATTTTTTCTCATCCTTGGCGGAATCGCTTAAGGCCAGTGGTAATGTCGCGGCAGGCGAATTAGTCGCGACTTATCTCACCTCGACCAAGTTCCAGGATCTCGAGTGGCATTTGCATGCGGCACTATTCCTGCTCTGCCTTGGCTTTGCCTATGTGCGCAACGCTCATGTCCGCATCGAGCTCGTACGCGAGCGCTTCTCGCCAGAAGTCAAGGCCTGGCTGGAGCTGATTGGCACCATCATCTTCCTGCTGCCTTACGCGGCGGTGGTACTTTACTTCTCCTTTGAATTCGCAATGCGCTCCTACAACATGAACGAAGTTTCGGCATCGCTGACCGGCCTCAGCCATCGCTGGATCATTAAGTCCTTCGTACCGATCGGCATGGTTCTGCTACTGCTCGCTGCCGCCAGTGTTGCCATCCGCAACGCCCTGTTCCTTTTCGGACCCTCTCGTTTGAAACGAGACGTTCGTCGAAACGCGCCAGAATTGCACGTGGCCGCGGAAGATCTGCGTACCGTAGCACAGCAAGAGATTAAAGAGATCTTGGACACCGAGGACCACGACGATACCGCACCGCCACTTGGCACTTCTGACAGCTCCAGGGAGAGGCGGACATGA
- a CDS encoding SDR family oxidoreductase, with translation MDDRRSFSVLASFRLDGDTAIVTGGGKGLGRIACLALAEAGAKIAVLDLDEATAQQTVGEISEAGGEARAWVCDVTDEGAVIETFAAIADAFGGIDILVNNAGIARRDPTESMPTETWDLVIAINQTAVFTCSREAGKHMLVKGKGAIINIASIMGLSGGGFYPNLPYHASKGAVVNMTRALAAEWAQRGVRVNAIGPTFTETDLTAPLRTNNQAKAFIEERTPMGRFAQPEEMAGAILYLASDAASAVTGITLPVDCGWLAI, from the coding sequence ATGGACGACAGACGCTCATTCTCGGTTCTAGCGAGCTTCCGCCTCGATGGCGATACCGCCATCGTTACCGGCGGCGGTAAGGGCCTGGGGCGCATCGCCTGCCTGGCGCTGGCCGAGGCCGGGGCCAAGATCGCCGTACTCGATCTCGACGAAGCCACGGCGCAGCAGACCGTCGGCGAGATCTCTGAGGCCGGTGGCGAGGCTCGCGCCTGGGTCTGCGACGTGACCGACGAGGGAGCGGTGATCGAGACCTTCGCCGCGATCGCCGACGCCTTCGGCGGCATCGACATTCTCGTTAACAACGCCGGAATCGCGCGGCGCGATCCCACCGAGAGCATGCCAACCGAGACCTGGGACCTAGTCATCGCGATCAACCAGACCGCGGTCTTCACATGCTCGCGCGAGGCCGGCAAGCACATGTTGGTGAAGGGCAAGGGCGCCATCATCAACATCGCCTCGATCATGGGGCTCTCGGGCGGCGGCTTCTATCCCAACCTCCCCTACCATGCTAGCAAGGGCGCAGTGGTCAACATGACCCGCGCATTGGCTGCGGAATGGGCCCAGCGCGGCGTGCGCGTCAACGCCATCGGCCCAACCTTCACAGAGACCGACCTGACGGCGCCGTTGCGCACCAACAACCAGGCGAAAGCCTTCATCGAAGAGCGCACACCCATGGGCCGCTTCGCCCAACCCGAAGAAATGGCCGGCGCCATCCTCTACCTGGCCAGCGACGCCGCCTCGGCGGTAACCGGTATCACCCTACCGGTAGATTGCGGCTGGCTGGCGATCTGA